In Paenibacillus hexagrammi, the following are encoded in one genomic region:
- a CDS encoding YlaH-like family protein, translated as MQWLTGWFGNHIYITYLLIFIFMSYVYNKVFRTRKLPVLKTLLVYVLIAIGSIMLLVFQVAGLPIILSLAVAVLLMLLVRVRYFVERRTGKRPS; from the coding sequence ATGCAGTGGTTGACCGGATGGTTTGGAAACCATATCTACATTACATATCTATTAATCTTTATCTTCATGTCCTACGTTTACAATAAAGTATTCCGTACTCGGAAGCTGCCTGTCCTCAAAACGCTGCTCGTCTATGTACTGATCGCGATCGGCTCGATCATGCTGTTGGTGTTTCAGGTGGCAGGGCTCCCGATTATTCTTAGCTTAGCCGTTGCTGTATTGTTGATGCTTCTTGTTCGTGTGCGTTATTTTGTCGAGAGGCGCACTGGCAAGAGACCTTCTTGA
- a CDS encoding PhoH family protein: protein MKKIYVLDTNVLLQDPNALFAFDDNEVVIPAVVLEEIDSKKRNADEIGRNARHVSRLLDGLRSKGTLSEGITLEHGGSIKVELNHRSFAKLQETFAELTNDNRILAVALNYHLEEQENDQPKPVVIVTKDTLVRIKADVLGLTAEDYLTDRIVAQTDMYTGYVTLHVHPSIIDEFYTYRFLSTQSLNLGYPLNPHEYVILKDELGTSKSALLKVNAEGKKLEPLFMSNDPVWGIAARNAQQRMALELLLNDEIPLVTLTGKAGTGKTLLTLAAGLMKIEDERKYKKLLIARPVVPMGKDIGYLPGEKDEKLRPWMQPIYDNLEFLFDTKKTGDIEKILAGLGSIQVEALTYIRGRSIPGQFIIIDEAQNLSKHEVKTIVSRVGEGSKIVLLGDPDQIDHPYLDASSNGLTYVVERFKQENISGHITLERGERSHLAQLAADLL from the coding sequence ATGAAAAAAATTTACGTGCTGGATACAAATGTACTGCTTCAGGACCCTAACGCATTGTTTGCTTTTGATGATAATGAAGTAGTCATACCCGCCGTGGTGTTGGAGGAAATCGATTCGAAGAAACGGAACGCCGACGAAATAGGACGAAATGCAAGACACGTATCCCGATTGCTCGATGGATTACGATCGAAGGGGACGTTGTCCGAAGGCATTACACTTGAACATGGAGGAAGTATTAAGGTTGAGCTGAACCATCGCAGCTTCGCCAAGCTTCAGGAAACATTTGCCGAGCTGACGAATGATAACCGTATTCTTGCGGTTGCACTCAATTATCATTTGGAAGAGCAGGAGAATGACCAGCCGAAGCCTGTGGTTATTGTCACCAAGGACACACTGGTTCGAATTAAAGCTGATGTGCTTGGCTTGACTGCAGAGGATTATTTAACGGATCGAATTGTCGCACAAACAGATATGTACACCGGTTATGTAACTTTACATGTGCATCCGTCCATCATAGATGAGTTTTATACGTACAGATTTTTGAGCACTCAGTCATTAAATCTGGGGTATCCGCTGAATCCTCATGAATATGTTATTCTCAAAGATGAATTAGGTACCTCGAAATCCGCTCTCCTAAAAGTGAATGCGGAAGGGAAGAAGCTGGAGCCGCTCTTCATGAGTAATGATCCTGTATGGGGCATTGCCGCCCGTAACGCTCAACAGCGAATGGCTCTGGAGCTGCTGTTGAATGATGAAATCCCATTGGTCACCCTGACAGGTAAAGCTGGAACGGGTAAAACGCTGCTGACATTAGCGGCAGGACTCATGAAAATTGAAGATGAGCGCAAATATAAAAAGCTGCTGATCGCACGTCCGGTAGTCCCTATGGGTAAAGATATCGGGTACCTGCCTGGCGAAAAAGATGAAAAACTGCGCCCCTGGATGCAGCCGATTTACGACAACCTGGAATTCTTGTTCGATACGAAGAAAACGGGAGACATTGAAAAAATACTAGCTGGTCTGGGAAGCATTCAAGTTGAAGCATTGACTTATATTCGCGGGCGCTCCATACCGGGACAATTTATCATCATTGATGAAGCGCAAAACCTATCCAAGCACGAGGTGAAGACGATCGTTTCTCGTGTGGGTGAAGGCAGTAAAATCGTACTGCTCGGCGATCCTGATCAAATTGACCATCCTTACCTCGATGCCTCTAGCAACGGTCTTACTTATGTCGTAGAACGCTTCAAACAAGAGAATATCAGCGGACATATTACCCTTGAACGCGGAGAACGTTCGCATCTCGCGCAATTGGCTGCTGATCTCCTATAA
- a CDS encoding SAM-dependent methyltransferase — MASHLLEEMKRIAPDLYDQLVYVMIESSNFHRGLQMEELVQHRDKVLFLEEWEESPSVDYMFVIANELLDAFPVHRLQYLDGHFLQSFIRWCEDKQSFEEIWLPVQDKRILDLLDEQKVQLTQGQIMELNLDASSWLTALYDRMGNGECIVIDYGDLQDELLASHRHQGTLLCYRKHQASGDFLHGLGQQDITSHVNFSQCIQAAEKAGFQDIRLQTQREFLVQQGILQKLQEHNDPNPFSDISRRNRTIRQLLLSDQMSELFKVWTAHKKNGPNE, encoded by the coding sequence ATGGCTTCTCACCTGCTTGAAGAGATGAAACGAATAGCGCCAGATCTTTATGATCAGCTAGTCTACGTTATGATCGAATCCAGCAACTTTCATCGCGGACTGCAGATGGAAGAGCTAGTGCAGCACCGAGATAAGGTTCTTTTTCTTGAAGAATGGGAAGAGAGCCCATCCGTCGATTATATGTTTGTGATCGCCAATGAGCTGTTGGACGCGTTTCCTGTTCATCGCCTCCAATACCTAGACGGTCATTTCCTGCAAAGCTTCATTCGATGGTGTGAAGATAAGCAGTCATTTGAGGAGATATGGCTTCCGGTTCAGGATAAGCGAATATTAGACTTATTAGATGAACAGAAGGTTCAATTAACACAGGGCCAAATCATGGAGCTAAATCTTGACGCTTCCTCTTGGCTTACTGCACTTTATGATAGGATGGGCAACGGGGAATGCATAGTCATCGATTATGGAGATCTTCAGGACGAATTGTTGGCTTCACATCGCCATCAAGGGACTCTTCTCTGCTATAGGAAGCATCAAGCTTCTGGAGATTTCTTGCATGGACTTGGGCAGCAGGATATCACGTCACATGTTAATTTTAGTCAATGCATTCAAGCCGCAGAGAAGGCTGGCTTTCAAGACATTCGGCTCCAAACGCAAAGAGAGTTTCTTGTCCAGCAAGGGATTCTACAAAAATTGCAGGAGCACAACGATCCGAATCCTTTCAGCGATATTTCGAGACGAAACCGGACTATCCGGCAGTTGTTGCTTAGCGATCAAATGAGCGAGCTATTTAAGGTATGGACAGCTCATAAAAAAAACGGTCCGAATGAGTAA
- a CDS encoding pyridoxamine 5'-phosphate oxidase family protein, with amino-acid sequence MPEMISTLPEQLFVVLQKEKFLILNTLDADSGYPSVHAISWVYAKDPGTLRFAVDARSRIVSNLQKNPHVSLSFIGAGSVHAINGSARVVTDSLEDVPFKLACVDVDIESVHDAMFYGARIVTEPEYEKTYDKRAADKLDGQVFDAMKKPRHALCSQAFCYLIMICHIIG; translated from the coding sequence ATGCCAGAAATGATCTCAACTTTACCGGAGCAGCTATTTGTAGTCCTGCAAAAAGAGAAATTTTTAATTCTGAACACCCTTGATGCAGATTCTGGCTATCCAAGTGTTCATGCAATTTCTTGGGTTTATGCCAAAGACCCTGGAACTTTGCGATTTGCTGTTGATGCACGGTCCCGGATCGTGTCCAATCTTCAGAAGAACCCGCACGTCTCCTTGAGCTTTATCGGGGCTGGCTCTGTCCATGCCATCAACGGGAGTGCGCGCGTAGTAACAGACTCCTTGGAGGATGTTCCTTTCAAGCTGGCTTGTGTCGATGTCGACATTGAGTCGGTTCATGACGCTATGTTTTATGGCGCTCGAATTGTAACTGAACCTGAATATGAGAAAACTTATGACAAGCGGGCTGCTGACAAGCTCGACGGTCAAGTTTTTGATGCGATGAAAAAGCCTAGACATGCTTTGTGCAGTCAGGCTTTTTGTTATCTCATCATGATTTGTCATATTATAGGTTAG
- a CDS encoding coiled-coil domain-containing protein, with translation MRYWYKPAIVILSALLIWSSHLQSLTVFAEEDNHQPEDTKELLQKGLTIYEVDREIERLNQKDGQITNQIGQNEADIAAQKQHVQVTKEHAGKVLRAYYMGDRDTIWTLLFSVTSISDAIRMFEYIQMIISNDHRSLAAYSDSYDQLKQLQSKLAESHVQLQETKEKWLQQRQRLVQLQEELDKQLAVTAQANVIQQQIQSLNDQWKAQGLPLFRQYFNQLSVAFSELPQYIMQNNADNKYLNLSSLNNPLITISDDDFNQYLHQRNEQLKDLTFEFKDDGITASGKTDGMTLQLQGQFAIVQGVGMNEVHFIIDRIDFNGFELPDTTIEDMMKEFKLGFVPKKLVNYLDVVDVETKDKKVIVKLKLSF, from the coding sequence ATGAGATATTGGTATAAACCTGCAATCGTCATCTTGTCCGCCCTGCTTATATGGAGTTCACATCTGCAGAGCCTAACTGTTTTCGCTGAAGAGGACAACCATCAACCTGAGGATACGAAGGAACTGCTGCAAAAAGGGCTAACCATTTACGAGGTCGATCGCGAAATCGAGCGATTAAATCAAAAAGATGGCCAAATTACGAATCAAATCGGACAAAATGAAGCCGATATCGCCGCTCAAAAGCAGCACGTCCAGGTTACGAAGGAGCATGCCGGCAAGGTGCTTAGAGCCTATTATATGGGTGATCGCGATACAATTTGGACCCTGCTATTCTCAGTAACTTCCATAAGCGATGCGATCCGAATGTTTGAATATATACAAATGATTATTTCGAATGATCATCGATCACTGGCAGCATACTCGGATTCATACGACCAGCTTAAACAGCTGCAGTCCAAGCTGGCGGAATCCCATGTACAGCTGCAAGAGACCAAAGAAAAATGGCTCCAGCAGCGGCAGCGGCTTGTACAGCTTCAGGAAGAATTGGACAAACAACTGGCTGTAACTGCTCAAGCTAATGTCATCCAACAGCAAATTCAATCCTTGAACGATCAGTGGAAAGCGCAAGGACTTCCATTGTTTCGTCAATATTTTAATCAGCTATCTGTTGCATTCTCGGAACTGCCACAGTATATTATGCAAAATAATGCCGATAATAAGTATTTGAACTTATCTTCCCTTAATAACCCGTTGATCACGATAAGCGACGACGATTTCAATCAGTATTTGCATCAAAGAAACGAACAGTTAAAAGACCTAACATTCGAATTTAAGGATGACGGGATTACGGCATCAGGCAAAACAGATGGCATGACCCTGCAGCTTCAAGGTCAATTTGCCATTGTGCAGGGCGTGGGTATGAATGAAGTTCATTTCATCATTGATCGCATTGATTTTAACGGCTTTGAGCTCCCCGATACAACGATTGAAGATATGATGAAGGAGTTCAAACTTGGCTTTGTGCCGAAAAAGCTTGTGAATTACCTCGATGTTGTTGACGTCGAAACCAAAGACAAGAAAGTGATCGTCAAGCTCAAGCTTTCTTTCTAA
- a CDS encoding YhcN/YlaJ family sporulation lipoprotein yields the protein MNEIHTYKQAWQDKLNARIKEKKGSMMVKRTGLILLLLFLAAGCSQAPKQGNSSANANQNQVKVQQIAPQKLEIKNSKEVADRLEHIATSIPQVESAHCVVFGNTAVVGINLKKDMDRSRVGTVKYSVAEALRKDPYGVNAIVTADMDLDQRLRNIRQNIRDGKPVTGFAEQMADIMGRIMPQLPRDIRENIPDNPRPTDANQVGNPNL from the coding sequence ATGAATGAGATTCATACATACAAACAAGCTTGGCAGGACAAACTAAACGCAAGAATCAAGGAAAAGAAAGGGTCGATGATGGTGAAACGTACTGGCCTGATATTGCTGCTGCTCTTCCTTGCTGCCGGCTGCAGCCAAGCGCCGAAACAGGGTAATTCTTCTGCGAATGCCAATCAGAATCAAGTCAAAGTGCAGCAAATCGCTCCGCAGAAGCTAGAAATAAAAAACTCTAAAGAAGTGGCCGATCGACTAGAGCATATCGCTACCAGTATTCCGCAGGTAGAGAGCGCTCATTGTGTAGTTTTCGGCAATACAGCAGTTGTCGGAATCAATCTAAAAAAAGATATGGACCGCTCCAGAGTAGGAACTGTCAAGTATTCTGTCGCTGAGGCACTTCGAAAAGATCCTTACGGCGTGAACGCCATCGTTACTGCAGACATGGACTTGGACCAACGGTTGCGTAATATTCGTCAAAATATTCGAGACGGTAAGCCTGTGACCGGCTTCGCGGAACAGATGGCTGATATTATGGGACGGATCATGCCGCAGCTCCCAAGAGATATCAGAGAAAATATCCCAGATAACCCAAGACCAACTGACGCGAATCAGGTCGGAAATCCTAACCTATAA